In the genome of Methanothrix sp., the window AACTCCTCAGGAGAGGGGCAGGTAGTTGTCGGCGGCCCGTGTGAGTACGAGATGTACAACGGAACTGCCACGATCTGTTCGGTGATGCAGACGAACGAGTCGATAGCTCAGGCAGAGATCACAGGAGGGCCGGGGTATGCTGGATACGAGGTGAGGTATGAGTTCACGCCATCTGAAGAGCTGCCGGTGTGGGTCTCAGATCACCTCAACCAGAGCGGGAACTGCAGCCTGCTGCTCCAGCTGTGCAACTCCTGGTATCCGGGGCCTGCATTCCTCGAGAAGTACAACATCACCGAGGGAGCTGTCTTCCGGGCCACCCTCAGGGCGATAAGGACCGGGAGCTGCACGCCTGTGATTGTAGAGCTGGAAGGGGTCGAACGATGCGATTACTTCGAGTCAGGATCGCCCCAGGCGAGCTGAGGATCCTGGGAGGCGCGAGGTTTGGGGCAGAGGGATACAAGGCATCTGGATCGGCGAACAGGGCAACAATCGGTTCCCGGGCATCATCTCATTGAGCTGGATTCATGATATCGCGACCGTATCCGGCGACCCGCAGTGCGAGGTAGCAGTGCTCGAGCGCAGATATGCCGCCGAAGGGAGACCTCCTGAAGCCTCCATTATCGTTTTGAAGAAGATCAACAAATGATCTGATCCCAGGAGGTTCCCTGTGTTTTATACGCCTCGCTATCATGCAGCCTGCGTATGTGCTCTCAAGGGTCTCTGTGGTGGATTCTGGATTCGGTGTGTATCCCCTTCCGGTCTCGCAGCTCTCAAGCAGCCTCATGAGTTGTGTGATGTGGAATTCTGAGAGCTTCGCCTGGCCCGCTCTTTTGGCGATCCCCTCCAGTATCTCCAGCGCCATGTAGGCTCTGACGAGCTCACGGCTCTTTTCCAGAAGCAGAAGCGCAGGTCTCCTGATACTTTCAACATCCTCATCAGGGCTCACCGCGCCAAGCTCTAGGCGCCTGAGAAGCGTGCCGAGGGAGGACGAGAATATGCTTGAGGCGTGCATTCCGTAGAGATCGTACTCGAAGTATTTGATCAGCGGAGTCCTGGGGATGAAGCACTCTATCGCGTGATGCTCTCCGCGGTACAGCCATTCGAGCTTTCCGTCATTCAGCTCAGGCATGCATCCAGCAAGCTTCAGACATCCTGCTGCGTAATAGGCACGGCTTAGATCGAAATAATCATGATTCAGGATGAAGCACACGACCTCATCATCCGGGGATTCGGCGTTCAGCATCTTTAGTGATGCAATGGCGAAGAAGGTATCCTGAACGCTCGGCTCGGTGCCCCTTACCGAGGAGTAACCGCTTGTGAAGCAGTCCTTCCAATGTATTCTGACACGCCTCTCGTTTATGTACCTCAGCAGCGCTTCCAGGTTCAGCACAAAAACCTCCGTCAACGGCTCGGAAAGCCAGAAGGCATCAGAAGCATTTGAGAAGTTCGGAATGGAAGAGCATCCAGAGACACCGAAAGCATCAGCCGTCCGACGACTGCTGCCCCTTCACAATATCCGCGCGCGAGAAGACCGTTCTTCCCCTGTATACTATCTTCTCTATCCTGTGATACGGTATCTCGGTGCCCATGTACGTGAAGAACGACCTGCCGAGCGCTATCTCGCTTGCTCTTGCGCGGATCCTGTCCGACGGCGCGCCCCTGTGGAGTATCTCGATCTCCACATCACCGAGATCAAGGCCGCGCCACTTCATCTCGTTAAGGACGCGCTTCGGATGTCTGCCGAATGGGAATAGCTCCTCCATCGTGCTCAGAAAGTCTTTTAGAGCTGATAAGATATTCGCTCTGTATCACGCTGGTAGATTGATATGTTTCCCGAGGACGAGTACCAACTGGAATTCTTCAGGGCAGAGGGTTTTGTTCGCAGGATGTGCGAGAGCTGCGGAGGCAGGTTCTGGACCAGGGATGCCTCTAGGAGGACATGCGGAGATCCGCCGTGCGATCCGTACTCATTCATAGGCACTCCTGTTTTCAAAGAGATGGATCTGGACTCGATGCGCGAGCACTACCTGGGGTTCTTCGAGGCGCACGGGCACACGAGGGTGCCGAGGTATCCTGTCGTCGCGAGATGGAGGGATGACATCTACCTCACCATAGCATCGATAGCCGACTTCCAGCCGTTCGTCACATCAGGCCAGGTCCCGCCGCCGGCCAATCCCCTCACGATCTCCCAGCCGTGCATCAGGCTGGACGATCTCGATTCCGTGGGACGGAGCGGGAGGCACCTCACCACATTTGAGATGATGGCGCATCACGTCTTCAACACAAAGGAGCACGAGATCTACTGGAAGGACAGGACTGTGGAGCTTTGCGACGAGCTCCTCCTCGGGCTGGGCGTGGATCCTGAGAGCATCACATACAAGGAATCTCCATGGGCCGGAGGCGGAAACGCGGGCCCGAGCCTTGAGGTACTCGTCGGGGGGCTGGAGCTGGCGACCCTGGTCTTCATGAACCTTAGGCTTGATCCCAGGGGAGAGTATGTCATAAAGGGCGAGCGCTACAGCCGCATGGACAACTACATCGTTGATACAGGATATGGACTCGAGAGGTTCGTCTGGGCCTCCAGGGGATCTCCAACAATATACGACGCTGTCTTCCCCGATGTGGTGAAATCCCTTTCAGAGATGGCAGGTGTGGAGCACGATCTTCATGATCCGGAGTACGCGGAGATATTCGCGAGAAATGCCAGGCTCGCAGGCATGATCGATCTCGGAGAGGCCTCGCTGAGGGATCTGAGAAAGAGGATCGCAGAGAGCATAAACACCACTCCTGACAGGCTCGAGAGCATAATGGCGCCGATGGAGAGGATCTATGCGATCGCGGATCACACCAGATGCCTGGCATACATGCTCGGCGATGGTATAATTCCATCTAACGTCAAGGCCGGCTACCTCGCGAGGCTCGTGATTCGAAGGACCCTGAGAATGATGAGGGATCTGAAGCTGGAGATCCCGCTGTCTGAGATCGTCGGGATGCAGATATCCAGGCTCGACTACCCGGACTGGAGAGAGCGGATGGAGACGATCTCAGAGATCCTGTCGCTGGAGGAGCAGAGGTATTCTGAGACCCTGGAGAAGGGGAGCCGGATGGTCTCGAAGATCGCATCGCATTACTCAAAGAAGGGCGGCCGGATACCCCTCACAGAGCTTGTATCTCTGTACGATACTCACGGTATTCCTCCTGAGATCGCGAAGGAGACCGCCGGTGCGCTCGGCGTGGATGTGGAGCTTCCGGATAACTTCTACTCCATAGTAGCATCGACACACAGCAGGGCGGAGCAGAGTGAGGTCGAGACGCGCTCGCCGCCGTTCGAGAAAACCGAGCGCATCTTCTATTACAGACCATTCGATCAGGAGTTCGAGGCAACTGTACTTGGCATATTCGAGGGCTGTGTTGTCCTCGACAGAACACTCTTCTACCCAGAGGGCGGAGGCCAGCCCGCTGATCATGGAGTCCTGGAGAGAGACGGTCAGGTGTTCAACGTCACCGATGTGCAGATGATCGATGGGGTTGTCCTGCATCGGGTGGAGCCCGAGGGGCTCTCCCAGGGCGACAGGGTCACCGGAAGGATCGATATGCGCAGGAGAATGGCGCATGCGAGGCACCACACAGCCACGCACATCATCAATGACTCGGCGAAGCGTGTTCTGGGAAGACACGTCTGGCAGGCTGGCGCTCAGAAGAGCGAGGACAGGGCAAGGCTGGACATATCCCACTACAGGAGGATCTCCGAGGATGAGCTGAAGGCGATAGAGCTCGAGGCGAACCGGCGCGTGATGGAGATGATTCCTGTGATCACTGAATTCATGCCGCGCGAGGAGGCTGAGAGGCTCTTCGGCTTCCAGCTCTACCAGGGAGGCGTGCCGCCGGGCAGGGAGATCCGCGTTGTGAGGGTTGGATCTGACATAGAGGCCTGCGCCGGCACACATGTCACGAACACCGGAATGATCGGCCCGATCAAGATACTAAGGACAGAGAGGGTCCAGGATGGCGTGGAGCGGATAGAGTTCGCAGCGGGAGAGGCAGCCGTCCAGAGAATCCAGGAGAGGGACGATATACTCGCGGAGGCAGCATCGGTTCTGAGGGTGCCGGTGGAGCAGCTTCCCAGGACAGTGGCCAGGTTCTTCGAGGAGTGGAAGGAGCAGCAGAAGGAGATAGAGCATCTGAAAGAGGAGATCGCAAGACTCCGGATACTCACGCTCTCAGCAGAGGCTGTGGATGTGAATGGTGTGAGGATCGTCGCCAGGGATCTTGAAGAGGCAGACGGCGAGACCCTGCTCAAGGCCGCGACGATGCTCTCAGAGAGCGATATGGTCGCGATACTCGGCGGTGCCAGCGGCGGCGCGGCCAAGATCGTCGTGTCTGTGGGAAGGTCCGGGGTCGAGAGGGGGCTGAACGCTGCTGATATCGTGAGGGCTGCTGCAAAATACATCGGCGGAGGAGGCGGCGGAAAGCCTGATCTTGCGCAGGGGGGAGGACCGAACATCGGAGGGCTGAAGGCGGCAATCGATGCAGGGCTGAGCGCTGCCCGGAGGATGCTCCACGGCTAGGCGATCCGGAATGTGGAGGGAAATCAGTACCCAGATTCTGCGGAGATGCTCTGAGGAATCTGCATGTTATCACACTTGCTCGGGGAGGTGAGCAGGGCGCAGATCGTGTGCGCCCGGTTTCATGGATGATGAGGTGCTGAAAAAATACAGAGCTGCAGGCAGGATACTTGCAGATGTCATCAGCAAGGCCTCTGCGAGAATAGACGTCGGCGTGTCTCTTCTCGAGGTGGCAGATTACGTGGAGAGCAGCATCCGGCAGCTTGGCGGGGAGCCTGCATTCCCGTGCAACATATCACGGGATCGCGAGGCAGCTCATTACACACCAAAACCGGATGATGATGCGGTCTTCGGCGAGGAGATGGTAAAGCTCGACATAGGGGTGCATGTCGATGGCTACATCGCGGATGCAGCTGTTACTGTCGACCTGAGCGGCCACCCGGATCTTGTGGATGCCTCCAGGGCGGCGCTGGATGCGGCTCTCGAGCTGGTCGCACCTGGGGTGAGCACGTGTGAGCTCGGCAGGGCCATAGAGTCAGCGATAGAGGGCTACGGATTCAGGCCGGTCTCAAACCTGACAGGCCATGGTCTATCGAGATTCAACGCGCACACAGAGCCGACCGTTCCGAACAGGTCTTGCAAATCGGGCGTGGAGCTCAGGCCTGGTGATGTGATCGCGATAGAGCCTTTTGCGACGAACGGCTCGGGGAGGATATCAGATTCCCCAGTCGTCGAGATATTCGGCTTCACATCCCGCAGGCCCGTGAGGGACAGGCGGGCGAGGGCGCTGCTCGCTGAGATCGAGACGAGGTTCAACGGGCTGCCTTTCGCCCGCCGCTGGCTTATGGGGGAGAGCGTGGATTATTCTCTCCAGAGACTGATCCGTGCCGGTGCGGTTCACACATATCCTGTGCTCTGGGAGATCGAGGGCGCTATGGTCTCGCAGGCGGAGCACACTGTGATTGTGACAGAGAGCGGATGCGAGGTAATAACAAGGTAGCTCATATCTCCTCCTCGAGCGGGCTCCCGTCCTCCTCCTTGTAGCTTGTGTCCCCGACCATTGCAGCTGCTATCGCATCTATCCCGTCGAGAAGCTCTGCCACAATGCAGTAATCCATATCAGGGATCTCCGGCGGCTTCTCCCCGGCTATAACCCTCGCGCCGATGTTGCCCACGACGGCAAGGGCGTCCTCTATCCGCCCATCCTTTTCTGCTCTCACCGCCTCGCTGATCATATCCTCTAAATTCCGATCCCTGTCGTAATCCCCGAGGATGTAGCTGTTGCACGATTCGAAGACCGCGGCCAGCGATGTTCTGAGCGAGGCGAGCATCATATCCGCATCCTCGCCCAGGCTCTCGTGCTCCGCTGAGACGATATCCCTTATGCTCCGTATCGTCGCAAGCGCCTCATCCTGGCTGAGCATGCCCTTCTCCAGTCTGGCTATGACCTTTAAACATGCCAGGATCACATCGTCCATGATGTATACAAAGACCGCCCCTGCAGCGTCCTGCTCAGACTCGGGGAGCCTGAACTGGCTCTCCTTTACCTTGTTCATCCAGTTCAGCCAGCGCTTCTGTGTGTAGAACTCCTCCTTCATGCTCTCCTCCCTCCGGATGCTACCTGTACGCATCGACCAGCGCCACTCTCTCCAGAACCAGATCCGGTATCCTCTCCTCTCCAGCAGCCTCAATCTCGGCATCTGATATATCGTAAAATCTCCTCACCCTCTCAGCATCAAAGCCAACCCCTTTATCATCGGGCTCGATGAGCGTGCCTGCGATCCTCCTGACCTCGTCCTCCTCTAGATCGTCGACGATGAGCAGGGCCACACGCTCCGTCGCATCAGTCACACCCAGAGACAGCGCCTTCTCTATCTGCCTCTGGCCGGATGCGTATCTCAGGATCTCAATGCCGAGGTCCTTCGCCACATTTCTGCCCTCCTGGAACGCTGCTATGGCCTTCTCGGCTGCATAAAACACATGCCTCTCGCTCACAACCATTGCAGCATCCAGGGCCTGTATCAGGTAGCCTTTTGATCTGAGGCTCTTTATCGCATTCACTACGCCAGGAATCGGCCTGCCGAAGAGTAGCCGCATAACAACCCGAAGATTTCCTGGTTTTTAATAGGTTGTGGTACGTCCAGAGGAGCTACATTTATCTTTTTAGAACGATACCACTGAGGCGATGGCCCGGATCTCTGCATTTCTCATGGACCTAGATGGTGTGCTGTATGTTGGAAGGAGCCCGGTTCCCGGTGCGAGGGAGTGCCTGGAGCGGATGGAGGAGCTTGGACACAGCTTCAGGTTCGTCTCGAACTCAACCCGCAGATGCAGGGAATCTGTTGCGAAGCGGCTCTCGGATATGGGATACAGAATAAAGCCTGAGCATATCTTCACGCCCTCTGTTGCAGCAATCGAGAGGATCCTTCGATCCGGGAGGAGAAGATGCTACCTTCTCTCAACAGGGGATGTACACAGGGACTTCGAGGATGCTGGCATAGTTATTGCAGAGGAAGATGTGGATTTCGTGGTTGTGGGGGATGCGGGCAGCAGCTTCACCTTTGAGCGCTTGAACGCAGCATTCAATCATGTTCTGAATGGCGCTGATATCATAGCTCTTGAGATGGACCGGTACTGGCGGGACTCTGAAGGGCTGGTCCTATCCGCGGGGCCGTTTGTTGCAGCGCTCGAGTATGCTACCGGAAAGAGAGCGGAGCTAGTGGGCAAGCCATCGCCTGAGCTCTTCAGCATGGCCCTCAGGGATATGGGTGTGAGCGCATCCGAGGCCGCCATGATCGGGGACGACATAATCACAGATGTAGGCGGAGCCCAGAGGATCGGCATGCGGGGCATTCTTGTCAGAACGGGGAAATACCGGCCTGAGCATGTGGAGAGCTCCGGCGTGAAGCCAGACTGTGTTCTGGACTCGATCGCGGATCTTGTGAGATGGCTCTGAGATGCGCTTTTTTTTGCAGCAGTGATGTGTGAGCGTGAGCTCACGGGTCTGGCACTGTTCTCATTATGATCGGATTGTTTGTTCAGATACAAAATTCTCCAATCCCATTTGCCAGATCAAGCAGCTGGAAAGGCAGAGCTCCAGTCAGGTCTTTATAATGACTGGAGCGGCAGAGGTGGGGTTACGCTGCACTTTAAACAGATGCGCAGAGGATGTTGTGGAATTTCGGATTCAAAAAAGCACATTACAACCGTTACATTTTCCATTGAATGGATACCATCGACCGACATTTTTTAATAATTCCTGTATGTGTTTTTGTTTGATGTGCATTGCCAGTTGATGTACGGATTGATGCTGTATGGCGAATCGCATGCTTTTGACTGCACTGGGGCTTGGCCCGAAGGAGACGAAATACGCTCTGGAGAACAGAACCTGGAAATCCTCTCTGTCTCCGGTGGCTCTGTACAATCTGCTTCCGGAAGACGGGCGGTTTGAGAGTGTGCTGGCCCTCTGCACGGAGGAGGTTCTTGAAAAGACATTTCCAATACTAGAGCAGGAGCTGCCTGTAAGGTGTGAGCCCGTGTGTGTGCCGCATGGCGTAAGCTCTGGTGATCTTCAGGCAACTGTGCATAACATACTGGAGAAGATACCACCTAAGACCAAGCTGACGCTCGATGTGACTCACGGGTTCAGGCATTATCCGTTCCTCTTCTTTGTTGCTTGTCTTTATTTGATGGCACTGAAGGACGTTGAGATCCATAAGGTCTGGTACGGACGGCTGGATGCAAAGAACCCTGATGGTGCAGCACCATTTATCGATCTGAGCATGCTCCTTGATATGGTTGAGTGGTTCCGTGTCGTTCAGTCATTCAGGGACATGAGCAACCCGAAGGCGCTGGCGGATATGCTGCTTGCATATGGAATGGATGAGATAAAGCCGGCCAGGAACATATCCCCTGATGCTAAAAAGAAGTACAACGCGGTCTCCAGCGCTGCAAAGGATTTCGCAGAGCTGTTCGGCATGGGTCTCCCGTTGGAGCTTGGCATGGCTTCAGCAGATCTGCAGAGGCGGATAGAAGAGCTGCGCAGGGTGGGAGATATTTCGTCGATAAAAATCCCCCTTGCGAATGAGTTGCTGCTGGAGATAGAAAAGGCAGCAGAGCGCTTCAGGCTGCCAGAAAGCAAGGAGAAGAAAGATCTCGTTCTAGATCTTGAGGAGATCCACAGGCAGGCGAAGCTGATAGATACATACTTCGAGGCGGGTTATTATAACAACGCTATCGGGCTGATCAGAGAGCTGATCATAAGTAGGCTGATGCTTGCAGATGATGAAAAGAGCTGGCTTGACATATCTCAGCGGAGGGATACCGAACGGCGTATTGGATCCCTTATGGATTACAGCAAAAAGAACAGCGCAGCTCTCACAGATGACAGGAAGATGCTTGCGGGCATCTGGAGTTTCATCGTCGATGCCAGAAACAAACTGCACCACCATGGAATGACAGAGGGTGGTGTCAAGCAAATCAAGATCCCAGAGTGGTGGGACAAGTTCAAGCAACGCCTTGATGACAATTCTTTCTGGGATTGCGGTTTCGGCGGAGGCTCTGGAAGGCTTCTGATCTCTGCACTGGGCCTTCACCCCGGATTTCTGTACACTGCTCTGAGACAGGTGAATCCAGAGGTATGCCTGGTGGTTGCATCAAATGAAACTGTGGGCGGATTGGAGGAGCTCACAAGAACAGCTGGTTACAGTGGCGACCTCGAGATTGAGGTTATGAATGCATATTCGTTCAACGGTATAAAAAATATCGTGGATAAATTTGAGGGGCGTATTATCGGATTCGATGAGGTTGTGTGCAATCTGACCGGTGGAACAGCAGCCATGCAGTATGCTGTCATCCAGTTTGCGAGGAGGGCAGAGCGCCTGGGAAGAAATGTCAGATGGATCGCAGTCATCGATAATCGTTTGCCAGATGAGCAGAA includes:
- a CDS encoding RNA repair domain-containing protein; its protein translation is MEELFPFGRHPKRVLNEMKWRGLDLGDVEIEILHRGAPSDRIRARASEIALGRSFFTYMGTEIPYHRIEKIVYRGRTVFSRADIVKGQQSSDG
- the alaS gene encoding alanine--tRNA ligase, with amino-acid sequence MFPEDEYQLEFFRAEGFVRRMCESCGGRFWTRDASRRTCGDPPCDPYSFIGTPVFKEMDLDSMREHYLGFFEAHGHTRVPRYPVVARWRDDIYLTIASIADFQPFVTSGQVPPPANPLTISQPCIRLDDLDSVGRSGRHLTTFEMMAHHVFNTKEHEIYWKDRTVELCDELLLGLGVDPESITYKESPWAGGGNAGPSLEVLVGGLELATLVFMNLRLDPRGEYVIKGERYSRMDNYIVDTGYGLERFVWASRGSPTIYDAVFPDVVKSLSEMAGVEHDLHDPEYAEIFARNARLAGMIDLGEASLRDLRKRIAESINTTPDRLESIMAPMERIYAIADHTRCLAYMLGDGIIPSNVKAGYLARLVIRRTLRMMRDLKLEIPLSEIVGMQISRLDYPDWRERMETISEILSLEEQRYSETLEKGSRMVSKIASHYSKKGGRIPLTELVSLYDTHGIPPEIAKETAGALGVDVELPDNFYSIVASTHSRAEQSEVETRSPPFEKTERIFYYRPFDQEFEATVLGIFEGCVVLDRTLFYPEGGGQPADHGVLERDGQVFNVTDVQMIDGVVLHRVEPEGLSQGDRVTGRIDMRRRMAHARHHTATHIINDSAKRVLGRHVWQAGAQKSEDRARLDISHYRRISEDELKAIELEANRRVMEMIPVITEFMPREEAERLFGFQLYQGGVPPGREIRVVRVGSDIEACAGTHVTNTGMIGPIKILRTERVQDGVERIEFAAGEAAVQRIQERDDILAEAASVLRVPVEQLPRTVARFFEEWKEQQKEIEHLKEEIARLRILTLSAEAVDVNGVRIVARDLEEADGETLLKAATMLSESDMVAILGGASGGAAKIVVSVGRSGVERGLNAADIVRAAAKYIGGGGGGKPDLAQGGGPNIGGLKAAIDAGLSAARRMLHG
- the map gene encoding type II methionyl aminopeptidase, which gives rise to MDDEVLKKYRAAGRILADVISKASARIDVGVSLLEVADYVESSIRQLGGEPAFPCNISRDREAAHYTPKPDDDAVFGEEMVKLDIGVHVDGYIADAAVTVDLSGHPDLVDASRAALDAALELVAPGVSTCELGRAIESAIEGYGFRPVSNLTGHGLSRFNAHTEPTVPNRSCKSGVELRPGDVIAIEPFATNGSGRISDSPVVEIFGFTSRRPVRDRRARALLAEIETRFNGLPFARRWLMGESVDYSLQRLIRAGAVHTYPVLWEIEGAMVSQAEHTVIVTESGCEVITR
- a CDS encoding DUF2150 family protein yields the protein MRTGSIRREESMKEEFYTQKRWLNWMNKVKESQFRLPESEQDAAGAVFVYIMDDVILACLKVIARLEKGMLSQDEALATIRSIRDIVSAEHESLGEDADMMLASLRTSLAAVFESCNSYILGDYDRDRNLEDMISEAVRAEKDGRIEDALAVVGNIGARVIAGEKPPEIPDMDYCIVAELLDGIDAIAAAMVGDTSYKEEDGSPLEEEI
- the cgi121 gene encoding KEOPS complex subunit Cgi121 — its product is MRLLFGRPIPGVVNAIKSLRSKGYLIQALDAAMVVSERHVFYAAEKAIAAFQEGRNVAKDLGIEILRYASGQRQIEKALSLGVTDATERVALLIVDDLEEDEVRRIAGTLIEPDDKGVGFDAERVRRFYDISDAEIEAAGEERIPDLVLERVALVDAYR
- a CDS encoding TIGR01458 family HAD-type hydrolase, whose amino-acid sequence is MARISAFLMDLDGVLYVGRSPVPGARECLERMEELGHSFRFVSNSTRRCRESVAKRLSDMGYRIKPEHIFTPSVAAIERILRSGRRRCYLLSTGDVHRDFEDAGIVIAEEDVDFVVVGDAGSSFTFERLNAAFNHVLNGADIIALEMDRYWRDSEGLVLSAGPFVAALEYATGKRAELVGKPSPELFSMALRDMGVSASEAAMIGDDIITDVGGAQRIGMRGILVRTGKYRPEHVESSGVKPDCVLDSIADLVRWL
- the csx2 gene encoding TIGR02221 family CRISPR-associated protein codes for the protein MLLTALGLGPKETKYALENRTWKSSLSPVALYNLLPEDGRFESVLALCTEEVLEKTFPILEQELPVRCEPVCVPHGVSSGDLQATVHNILEKIPPKTKLTLDVTHGFRHYPFLFFVACLYLMALKDVEIHKVWYGRLDAKNPDGAAPFIDLSMLLDMVEWFRVVQSFRDMSNPKALADMLLAYGMDEIKPARNISPDAKKKYNAVSSAAKDFAELFGMGLPLELGMASADLQRRIEELRRVGDISSIKIPLANELLLEIEKAAERFRLPESKEKKDLVLDLEEIHRQAKLIDTYFEAGYYNNAIGLIRELIISRLMLADDEKSWLDISQRRDTERRIGSLMDYSKKNSAALTDDRKMLAGIWSFIVDARNKLHHHGMTEGGVKQIKIPEWWDKFKQRLDDNSFWDCGFGGGSGRLLISALGLHPGFLYTALRQVNPEVCLVVASNETVGGLEELTRTAGYSGDLEIEVMNAYSFNGIKNIVDKFEGRIIGFDEVVCNLTGGTAAMQYAVIQFARRAERLGRNVRWIAVIDNRLPDEQKLDPYFEGEVVFLEDAGI